GAGGAGGCAGGAGAAGAGGAGCTGGCTAGGCTGGCTCAAGAGATCGCCCAAGAGCTTTCCATCAAAGCGGGGCAGCGGTGCACGGCCATCCGGCGGGTCCTGGTTCCGGGAGGGCGGCTGGAAGCCCTCCTCGAGGCCACCCGCAGGCACCTGGAGGAGCTCAAGCTGGGCGACCCCAGGGAGGAGGGCGTGGAGCTGGGCCCCTTAGCCTCCTTAGGGCAGAAGGCGGAGGTGGAAAAGGCGGTGCAGAGCCTCCTGGAAGCCGGAGCCCGGGTGTACTGGAAGCATCCGGGAAGGCAGGACGGGGCCTTCTTTCCTCCCACCCTCCTCCTGGCCGAGAACCCTTATGCCGAGGCCCTACACCGGGTGGAGGCCTTCGGCCCCGTGGCCACCTTCTTCCCCTATCGGGACCGGGAAGAGGCCCTGCGCTTAGCCCGCATGGGAGGAGGGATGCTGGTGGCCACCGTGGCCACCCCGGACCCCGCGGAGGCCCGCTTCTACCTCCTGGGGCTTTCCGGGGAAGTGGGGCGGTTGCACATCCTTAACCGGAGGAACAGCGCCGCCTCCACCGGCCACGGCTCCCCCTTGCCCCGCCTCCTCCACGGGGGGCCGGGACGGGCCGGGGGCGGGGAGGAGCTCGGGGGGCTTCTTTCCGTAAAGCGGCACCTGGCCAGGGTGGCGCTCCAGGCCGATCCCCACACCCTTCAGGTCCTCACCGGGGAGTACGCCAAGGGGGCGGAAAAGCCCGCCCAGGTCCACCCCTTCCGCAAATACTATGAGGAGTTGGAAATCGGCGAGACCCTCAAGACCCACCGGCGCACGGTGACGGAAGCAGATATCTCCCTTTTCGCCCACCTATCCTGGGACCACTTCTACGCCCACACCGACGAGATCGCCGCCAGGGAGAGCCTCTTCGGTAAGCGGGTGGCCCACGGGTACTTCGTCCTGGCGGCGGCGGCAGGGCTTTTCGTGGACCCTGCCCCGGGGCCGGTCTTGGCTAACTACGGCCTGGAGGGCCTCCGCTTCACCGAACCCGTGGGGATCGGGGACAGCCTGGAAGCCCGCCTAACGGTCAAGTCCAAGCGCCCACGAGACGAGAAAACAGGGGTGGTGGAGTGGGCGGTGGAGGTGCAGAACCAGGACGGGAAACAGGTGGCCACCTACACCCTTCTCACCTTGGTAGCCCGTAAGCCGGGCCCCTAGGAAATAGGAAAAAGGCTGAAACCCAACTGGGGTACCCGGACCCCCCCAGCCCTCAAGGAGACCACCCGCTTCACCGGGGTGGATATCGGCAGCCGGGGCCGATGGCCGGGCCGGTTCTTCCCCGGCCGGTCCGGAAAGGAAGCCAGACCCCTGTTCCCTGTGGCCTAAAGTCCTAGAGTTGGGGTAGGTATGCTGGACGACGTCCTCAAACCCGTCCACGGCGGCCCCGACGGGGGGCCTGAACCCGTGTACGACTTTTCCACCAACGCCAACGCCCTCGGGCCTAACTCTGTAATTCTAGACTTTCTCCAAAAAGTTGACCCAAGCCGCTACCCCGATCCCCTCTACCGCCGGGTACGCCAAAGGCTGGCCCAAGCTCATGGCGTCCTTGCAAGCCAGGTGGCGGTGGGGACTGGAAGCAGCGAACTCATCCACCGCTTAGCCCGTTGGAACTACCTGAGAGGGCCCATCCTCCTCCTTAAACCCACCTTCAGCGAGTACGCCCGCGCCGCTCGGGCCCTGGACCTACCCCTTTGGGAAGCGGAAGACCCGGACACCTTCCTAAGGCTCCTGCCCAAAAGCTCCCTGGCCTTCCTCTGCGTACCCAACAACCCCACGGGGAGGTCTACCCCTTCCTGGAGGAGGCCGCGGCCAGGGCAGGTGGAGCCCTGGTCCTGGACCTGGCCTACTACCCCCTCCTGGAAACCCCGCCCCCCTTACCCCAAAAGGCTTGGTACCTCTTTGGCCCCAACAAGGCCCACGGCCTAACGGGGGTGCGGGCTGGGTACCTGGTGGCCCCCTTGGACCTTTCCACTTTCCAAAGCCTCGCTCCCTCTTGGCCGGTCTCGGTATATGGGGAGGCCCTCCTAGAGGGCCACTTGGATCCGGGAGCCCAGGCCTGGCTAGCGGAAAGCAAAAGGGAACTTCACCGCCTTAGGCGCCGCCTTTCGGATGGCCTAAGGGAGCTGGGCCTTGCGGTTAAGGAAAGCTCCGCCAACTTCCTCCTGGTACGGGTAGGCAAGGCCACAGAGGTGGCTCACCGGCTGCGGGAAAAGGGCATCCGGGTGCGGGATGCCTCCAGCTTCGGCCTCCCCGAGTAGACCAGGCTTTCCGCCCAGCTGGAGGAGGCCATCCAGGCCCTGCTCGAGGCCATGGCCTCCGTCTTGGCCACGGTACGATGGCCCTAGGAAGGTCCCCTGCTCACCCTGTGCAGCCTAGGGGCCTTCTGGTATCTACTTGTGCAAATGGCGAAGGCTAAAGCGGTCGCGGTCTGGGGTACGGGAAGCAGCGTGGGGAAAAGCCTCCTCACCGCTGGGCTTCTCCGCCACTTCCGGCGCCTGGGGCTCAAGGTGGCCCCCTTCAAGGCCCAGAACATGTCCAACCACGCCAGGGTGGTGGCGGGCGGGGAAATGGCCAGCGCCCAGTGGCTACAGGCCTTGGCGGCGGGGGTCCGGCCGGAACCCCGCATGAACCCCGTTCTGATAAAGCCCATGGGACGCCAAGGGGCGCAGGTGGTGCTTTTGGGCCAGGTGAACGAGGATCTAGCCGACGCTATAGAGCAACACCTCGACCTCAAGCCCCTCCACCGGTCCCTAGGCCTTATGGGCCCCAGCCAGACCCAAGGGGGGCATCCTGGGCGAGCCCCAGGCCAGCCCCCCCCACCCGGCCTTACCCTCCTCCTGGGCGGGGCACGTAGCGGGAAAAGCCGCCTGGCCCAGAGGCTGGCGGGGCCCTTCGCCACCCTGGTCGCCACCGCCGAGCCCCGGGACCAGGAGATGGAAGCCCGCATCGCCCGCCACCGGGCCCAGCGCCCACCCACATGGGAAACCATAGAGGAGCCCCTGAACCTGGTGGAGGCCCTGGGGCGGGCCCGCCACCCCACGGTGGTGGTGGACTACCTCACCCTCTGGGTGGCCAACCTCATGGAAAAGGGCCTAGACCCTTTGGCAGAGGCAAAGCGCTTCCTCGAGGCGGTAGATGCGAGCGGCAAACGGGTCATCGCCGTGTCCAACGAGGTGGGAATGGGGATCGTCCCGGTAAATCCCTTGGCCCGGCGCTACCGGGACCTCTTGGGAGAGGTGAACGCCCTCCTCGCCGCAAGGGCCAAGGAGGCCTTCTTTGTGGTGGCAGGGAGAACCCTACGCCTTTAGTGCTCTATGCCCTTTTGCGCCGGCACCCCTTGCTCGAAGGCATGCTTCACCTTACGCATCTCGGTGACGGTATCCGCCAGTTCCAGCAAGGCCTCCGGGGCACCCCGGCCCGTCACCACCACGTGGACATGGGCCGGCCGGCTCCTCAGGACCTCCAGGAACTCCGAGAGGTCTATCCATCCATAGCGCAGAGGGTACGTGGCCTCGTCCAGGACCACCAGGTCCCAATCCCCGGAAAGCAGGGTGGACTTGGCCCGTTCCCAGCCTTCCTGGGCCATCCTGGCCGACCGGTTCAGATCGCGGCTCCTCCAGGTAAAGCCATCCCCAAGGCCCTCCAATGGGATACCCAGCTGGGAAAGGGCCCGGTGCTCCCCAAACCGGGCCCCCTGGTGCTTGATAAACTGGAAGATGCGCACCTTTAACCCCCGGCCGTGGGCCCTCAAGGCCAGGCCAAAGGCCGCGGTGCTCTTGCCCTTGCCTTCCCCGGTGTAGACCAGAAGAAGGCCTCGCCTCTTTCCGCTGGGCTTGGCGTATGGCTTCGCTGGCTTCGGGCTCTCCATAAGCATCGCGTCCAAGGACCACACCCCTAAGCGGGGCATGGCGCCTGGCCCCCTAGGACCCCTGTACCCCTAAGCCGCCTTTCCATCCTTCCCAGTCTACCCATCTAAAGGCCGCATGTACCACCCCACCCCGGCTTGGGCCAAGGTGGGGGCCCCGGCAAGGACCTTGGGTAGGCGTCATCCCCCTGGGGCTTAGAGAGCGAAACAGGAAGATGGCATTGGCCCTTCTGAAACAGAGGATTCCTCAAGGGCAAAGGGCCAAGCCCAAAAGCCCCGCAAGTTCCCCCAAGGCGATCATGGCCCCCAGGACATCCCCGTTGAGCCCCCCCAAACGGGCCAGCGACCAGCGGGCCACCGCATAAGCGGCGAGAAGGGTGAGGAGGGCAGGCCAGGGGTAAAGCAGGGGAAAGGGCAGGGCCAGGAGAAAAGCCCCTCCCAAAGGACCTCCCCGGATTAGGCCAGCCATGCCCGGGTGCAGCAAGGGATAACGGTTCAAAAAGGGCAGTATGGCGAAACGGGCGAAGCCCGGAAGGAGGAGTAGGGAAAGGGGTTCCCGCACCAGGGCCAGGGCCTGCCAAAGAAGGAGGAGGTAGATCCCCCCCACCCCGAAGGCGAAGGAGCCCAGGTGGGGATCTTTCAGGATACGAAGCCGCTCCTCTTTCGGCCTTGCCCCCAAGAGGGCATCGGCCAGATCCAGGAGCCCATCAAGGTGCATAAAACCCGTGAGGCCAAGGAGGGCGGCAAGGAGTAAGCCGGCCAAAAGCCCATTGGGAAGGGGCAGGAGGGCAAGGAGGAAGAGGGGAAGCCCTAAAGCATACCCCGCCAGGGGGAAGAACTGGGTGCTCCTTGAGAAGTCCTCAGGGCCAACCTCCTTTGGGGCCACAGGGAAGACCGTGAGCAGGCCCAGGGCCAAACGCAAGGCACGCCACATGCTAAAGGCGGTCGGAAACCCCCGCCTCCCCAAAGGTGGCCATGTGCAGGATGCGGGCAGCGGCTCGGAGGAGGGGAATGGCCAGGACCGCCCCCGTCCCCTCCCCCAACGCTAGGTCTAGGTCCAGAAGGGGCCTTAGCCCAAGGGCCTCGAGGATGTACCGGTGGCCAGGTTCCCGGCTAAGGTGGCCGGCGAAAAGGTAGTCCTTAAGGCCCGGCTCTAACCTCCAGGCCAAAAGGGCCCCCGAGGAAACAGGAAACCCATCCAAGACCAAGGGCAGACCGTGCCGATAACCTTCCAGGTAAACCCCGGCAATGGCCAGAAGTTCAAGCCCCCCCACCTCCGCCGCCACCGCTAAAGGAGGCATATCCGGGCGGAGCCGGCCCAAGGCCTGGGCCACCGCTTCCCGCTTCCGCCTCAGACCCGCCTCTCCTACCCCGGTACCCCGGCCCACCACCGCCTCGGGGGGAAGGTGCAAAAGCGCCGCCGTTAGGGCACTGGCCGCGGTGGTGTTTCCGATGCCCATGTCCCCTGCCGCCAAAACCGTGGCCCCTTGGGCGATGGCCAACCGGGCCGCCTCCATCCCTGCCGAAAGGGCCATTTCCGCCTCCTCTAGGCCCATAGCCCTTTCCTTGGCTAGATTTCCCGTACCCCACCGAACCTTGCGCTTAAGGAGGCGGGGGTGGTCCGGAAGCTCCCCCTTCACCCCCACGTCCAGGACATAGACCTGGCAGTCCGCCACCCGGGAGAGCTGGTTGATGGCCGCCCCGCCCCCCAGGAAATTCAGAACCATCTGGTAGGTGACCTCCTGGGGATACGCGGACACCCCCTCCGCCACCACCCCGTGGTCCGCAGCGGCCACCACCACCGCCCCAGGGCCCAACTCCGGCTTAAGACGCCCCTGGATGGCCGCCAGGCGCACCGCCACCTCCTCCAACCGGCCCAGGGATCCAGGAGGCTTGGTGAGCCTTTCCATTCGCTCCTGGGCTGCTTGCAGAAGATCCCAGTAACCCATACAGCAGGAGTATAAGCTTGGAGGGTGGAACTCTGGCTGGTGCGCCACGGGGAAACCCTTTGGAACCGGGAAGGACGGCTCCTGGGCTGGACAGACCTCCCCCTTACCCCCCTGGGGGAGGCCCAGGCCCTAGGCCTTAAGGGAAGGCTGCCCCCCCTCCCCGCCCACAGCTCCGACCTGAAACGGGCCCTCCAGACCGCCCAGCTCGCAGGCTTTCACCCCACGCCAACCCAAGCCCTCAGGGAAATCCACTTCGGGACCCTGGAGGGGGCCCTGTGGGAAAGGCTGGAACCCGGGTACAAGGAAGCCCTCCTCCGGTTCCAAGGCTTTGCCCCTCCCGGAGGAGAAAGCCTCGAGGCCTTCCAGGAAAGGGTCTACCGCTTCTTGGAGGAGCTTAAGACCCCCGCCCTCCTCTTCACCCATGGGGGGGTGATCCGGGCCGCCTTGAGGGCCCTGGGAGAGGACGCCCTTCCCCTCCCGGGTAGCGTCGTGGTCCTGGATTGGCCAAGGCGGATCCTGGACCGTCTGGACCCAAGCCCATGAGCCTTTTCCTGGCCCTCCTCCTGGATGCCCTCCTGGGGGAGCCCCCAGCCCGTTTCCACCCTGTGGTCCTCATGGGCCGTTACCTGGCCTGGGCCTGGCCGCGGGTCAGGGATTTGGCCTCTGGAGCCTTTTACTGGGCTTTGGGTGCCCTCCTTTTCACCTTCCCTGCCCTCCTCCTGGACCTCTTCCTCAGGCCTTTGGCCTGGGGTTGGCTCCTTTTGGGACTTCTCCTCAAGCCCCTCTTTAGCCTGCGGATGCTCCTTTGGGAGGTTAAGGAGGTGGAGGTAGCCCTGGCCCAGGACCTGGAGGAAGCCAGGAAAAGGCTTGCCCGCATCGCAAGCCGTCCGACGGGGGACCTCTCGGAAGAAGAAGTGCGGGAAGCCGCCCTGGAAAGCCTCTCGGAGAATCTCTCCGATAGCCTGGTGGCTCCCCTCCTCTACTACGCCTTCTTCGGGCTGGCCGGAGCAGCCCTCTACCGCTACGCCAACACCGCGGACGCCATGTGGGGCTACCCCGAGCACGGGGCCCGGGGCGCCGTGGCCGCCCGGATTGACGACCTCCTGAACCTCCTTCCCGCGCGGTTCACCGGGCTCCTCCTGCTCACGCAAATCCCTCTGCCTTGGGGGCAAAGCGGCCTCTTCTCCTTCCGCCTTTGGCCAAGACTGTGGCGGGAAGCAAGGAAAACCCCCTCCCCTAACGCCGGCTTCCCCATGGCCGCCCTGGCCCTTAGGCTTGGGGTACGTTTGAGCAAACGAGGGGTGTACGCGCTCAACGAGAATGCCCCTTCCCCAACCCCAAAGGCCACCCGCGAGGCCCTCCGCCTCTCCGCCCTCCTAGGCTACGGGCTCGGCCTCCTCATGGCCCTATTCACTTGGGTGCGGTGAGGGAGGAGTGCGCCCTTGACCTTCGGGGCCATATATGGTACCCTCCTGTCAGGACGCCCAACATTTAGGGTGTCCTGGCCGCGATGCCAGGCCGACAGGCCTGGACGCCCGATGGCGGTGGGGGAAGTCCGGTGCAAGTCCGGCGCTGTCCCGCAACGGTAACCAGCCCAGGCTGGAAGCCCGAGTACCCGCTTCGCGGTCCTGCCCCGTAGCCCTCGAGGCAAGGGTGAAGGTGGTGATGCCTGTGGGACCCTAGACCTTTGATTCCCCCAAAACCCGAGGCCCGCACCGGGCCATGAGGCCTTAGGGCATAGGTGGGTTACGAGTGCCCCTTTCAGGGGAGGCGCCTTCCCCTGGCAAAGGGACTAGGGAGGTTTTATATGAAAGAGACGCGCATGGTGCACACCGTCTTCCCCGGAGAGACCAACCACTACGGCACCCTTTTCGGCGGCACCGCCATGGCCTGGATGGACCAGGCGGCCTTCGTGGCGGCCACCCGGCACGCCCATCGCAAGGTGGTCACGGTGCACTCGGATGCCGTGGACTTCAAGCACCCGGTGCCCCTGGGCTCCATCGTGGAGCTGGTGGCCCGGGTGGTGGAGGTGGGGCGAACCTCCATGCGGGTGGAGGTGGAGATGTGGGTGGAACCCATCGGGCAGGGCAAGCAGGCTTATTTGGCGGCCAAGGGCGGCTTCGTCTTGGTGGCGGTGGATGAAAAGGGGCGGCCGGTCCCGGTACCACCCCTGGGGGAGGAGGCATGATCCGCACCCTGGGCTTTGGCCTCCCCCGCCTGGGCCCCCACCGGGAGTACAAAAGGCTTCTGGAGGAGTTCTGGAAAGGAGGGCTGTCCAAGAGGGAGCTCCTACAGGGCCTGGAGGACCTGGAGGCGGTCCGGGTCAGGGACTACCGGACGAGGGTGGACCTCTACCCCGCGGGGGAGATGAGCCTCTACGACCCCATGCTGGACCTGGCGGTGGCCCTGGGCCTCTACCCGGTTCCGGCTGGGGACCTCGAGGCCTACTTTGCCCTGGCCAGGGGCAAAGGGGCCCTTCCCCTCAGAAAGTGGTTCGGCACCAACTACCACCACCTGGTCCCCCGCCTGCCGGAAAGGCCCGCCTATACTCCAAACCCCGCCTGGTTTCCCTACCCCGTGGGCCAAGGGGCCAACCCTGAGGGCCTGCCCACCCTCATCGGCCCCTATACCTTTTTGCGGGTGGCGCAAAACCCCCCGGAGGAAAAGGGGGTGAGGGCCCACCTGGAAGCCCTCTTGGAGGCCTACCGGGCTCTTTTGGCGCCCCTGGCCCCCCAAGGCCGGCCCATCCTCCTCCAGGAGCCGGCCCTGGGCCTGGAAGAGGCGGAGGCCCACCTCCCCCACCTCCTGGATCTCTACCGCTCCCTGGCGGAAGCGGTGCCCCTGGTCCTCCTCAGCTATTACTTGCCCCCAGCCCCCAGGGTGTTGGAAGCCCTGGCCCAGCTCCCCATGCGGGGCCTGGCCGTGTGGTTCCACCCACACCAACCCCCGCCCGCCCTCGCCCCCGGCACCGCCCCCGTGGTCCTGGCCGTGGAGGGGCAAGGGGTGTGGCGCACGGACCTCTTGGCCCTCAGGGAAAGGCTCCTCCCCTGGTTGGAGCCCCTTTTGGATGACGGGCGGGAGGTGATCCTGGCCCCCAAGGCCCCCCTTTTCCACCTCCCCTGGCGGGTTTCCGAGCCCCTGCCCCCGCACCTGGAGGGCCGGCTGGCCTTTGCGGAAGAACGGCTGGAGGAGCTCCGCCTCCTCAAGGGCCTCCTCCTGGGCCAGGGGGATGGGGAGGCGGCCGCCTGGTACACACCACCCCCCATCTGGGACTTCCAGCCTTCATCCCCCCCACCCCCAAGACCCCCCAGGGAGGTGCGGCACCAGGCGCAAGGGGCCTTGGGCCTTCCCCGCTTCCCCACCACCACCATCGGCAGCCTTCCCCAGACCCAGCAGCTCCGGGAGCTGCGCCTTAGCCTCCGGTCGGGGAGGATAAGCCCGGAGGCCTACGAGGCGGAGATCCAAAGGGCCATCCAGGAGAACATCCGCTTGCAGGAGGAGCTGGGACTGGACGTCTTGGTCCACGGGGAGCCGGAACGGAGCGACATGGTGGAGTTTTTCGCGGAGCGGCTTGAGGGGTTTTACACCACGCAAAGGGGCTTCGTCCTCTCCTATGGCAGCCGGGTCTGGCGCCCCCCCATCCTCCATGCGCCCCCCAGGCGCCGGGAGGCCCTGGTGCTGAGGGAGACCCTTTACGCCCAAAGCCTCACCCCTAAGCCGGTGAAGGCCATCCTCACCGGGCCCATCACCTTAGCCGCTTGGAGCTACCTGCCGGAGGGGGTGGGCTTCGGGGAGGCGGTTCTAGCCCTGGCGGAGGCCTTGCGGGAGGAGGTGGAGGACCTAAAGGCCCACGGCATCCGCGTGGTCCAGGTGGACGAACCCGCCCTCTTGGAGAGGATGCCCCTTAGGGACCAGGACCAGCCCGGCTACGTGCGGCTCGTCCAGGAAGCCTTCCACCGGGTGGTGGGGGGCCTGGGCCCCGGGGTGCAGGTGCACCTCCACCTGTGCTATTCGGACTACAGGGCCTTAAGGCCTTTCCTGGAGGCCATGGACCCAGACGTGGTGAGCGTGGAGGGGGCCCGGCAGGACCCCGCTTTCCTCTCGGAGCTCCAGGGCCTTCCCCTGGGGATCGGCCCCGGGGTGTTTGACGTCCACTCCCCAGAGGAGACGGACCCCGAGGAGATGCTGCGCCGCCTGGAGGTGTACCTGGAGGCCATCCCCGAGCACGCCCTCTGGATCAACCCCGACTGCGGCCTCAAGACCCGAAGCCCCGAGGAGGCCTTGCGCAACCTCCGGCACATGATGGAGGCCGCCAGGAGGCTAAGGGCAAGGCTGGCCGCCAAGGAGGAATAGCCATGATCCAAGACCCTAGACCCCATTACCGGCCCTACGAGTACCCGGAGCTCCTGCGCTTCCGGGACGCCATCCGCCACAGCTACTGGCTGCACACGGAGTTCGCCTACGCCGCGGACGTGCAGGACTACGCCCTGGCCACCCCCGAGGTGCGGGGCTTGGTGCGGCGCTCCCTTATGGCCATCTCCCAGGTGGAGCTTTCTGTGAAGCTCTTCTGGGCCAGGACCTACGACCGCTTCCCCAAGCCGGAGGTGGCCGAGGTGGGCATGACCTTTGCCGAGAGCGAGGTGCGCCACGCCAACGCCTACGCCCATCTCCTGGACCTCCTGGGCCTGGAGGAAGAGTTCGCCAAGGCCCTGGAGTCCCCCGCCCTTCGGAATCGGCACCGGCTCCTCCAGGAGGTGTTGGACCGCTCCCGCACGGGGGACCTGGGGGAGTACGCCAAGGCCCTCCTCCTCTTCTCCGCCTTCACGGAGCACGCCTCCCTCTTCTCCCAGTTCTACATCCTCATGGCCCTCAACAAGCGCCTGGGCCAGTTCAAGGGCATCTCCAACGCCATCGAGGCCACCAGCAAGGAGGAAAACCTCCACGGCCTCTTTGGGGTGGAGCTCCTGCGGATCCTGAGGAGGGAAAGCCCCCACCTCTTCCACCCCCCCTTCGGGGAGGAGGTGGCGGAGGGGGTCCAGGCCTTCTTCAGGGCGGAGGAGGAGCTACTAGACTGGCTCTTTGCCGCAGGGGAGCCAGAGGCCCTAAAGGGAGAGGAGGTGCGGGAGTTTCTGAAGAAGCGGTACAACGATATCCTGGCCCTCCACGGCCTCCCGGCTCCCTTTGCGGTGAGGGAAGAGGCCCTCCGGGATGCGGCGTGGTTCGACCTGGAGCTCCTCGCGGATAAGGAGGTGGACTTCTTCAACAAAAGGAGCGTGGCCTACGCCAGGAGGGTGCAAAGCTTTGACCCGGAAAGCCTGTTCTAGTGGTTCATTTGGGGCAGGGGCCCCAAAGCGGAGGCTAGGATGCTAAAGACCAAGAGGGAGTACCAGCCGTGGTACTGGGCTAACGAGTGGACAAGGCTTTACATGAGCCGGGGCTACCTCCTCCCCGGGGTTTCGGTGGAGGAAAGGGTGCGGCAGATCGCCGACCGGGCCGAGGCCCTAAGCGGGATCGAGGGCTTCTCCCGCAAGTTCCAGGAGTACATGGCCCGGGGCTTTTTCTCCCTGGCCACCCCCATCTGGGCCAACTACGGGCTGAGGCGGGGCCTGCCCATCTCCTGCTACGGCACCTACGTGGAGGACGACACCGCCAGCATCCTGGAGGCGGTGTCGGAGATCGGCATGATGAGCAAACAGGGCGGGGGGACCTCCGTCTACCTGGGTGCCCTTCGCCCCAGGGGCGCCCCCATCCGGGACAACGGGGAGAGCAACGGCTCCTTCGCCTTCGCCTCCCTCTTTGACCGGGCCATCGAGGTCTTCAACCAGGGCTCCACCCGCAGGGGCCAGTGCGCCGCCTACATCCCCATAGAGCACCCGGACTTTGAGGAGTGGCTCCAGATCCAGCGGGAGGGAAGCCCCATCCAGTCCCTCTTCTGGGGGGTCTCCGTGGGGGATGCTTGGCTGGAGGCCACCATAGCGGGGGACCGGGAGGGGCGGGAGCGGTGGGCCAAGGTGCTCAAGAGCCGGGCCGAGGTGGGCATCCCCTACCTCTTCTTCCGGGACAACGCCAACCGCCAGGCCCCGGAGGTCTTCAAACGGTTGGGCAAGACCATCCACGCCTCCAACCTGTGCACGGAGATCATGCTCCCCTCGAGCCCGGATGAGAGCT
This genomic window from Thermus albus contains:
- a CDS encoding ribonucleotide-diphosphate reductase subunit beta — protein: MIQDPRPHYRPYEYPELLRFRDAIRHSYWLHTEFAYAADVQDYALATPEVRGLVRRSLMAISQVELSVKLFWARTYDRFPKPEVAEVGMTFAESEVRHANAYAHLLDLLGLEEEFAKALESPALRNRHRLLQEVLDRSRTGDLGEYAKALLLFSAFTEHASLFSQFYILMALNKRLGQFKGISNAIEATSKEENLHGLFGVELLRILRRESPHLFHPPFGEEVAEGVQAFFRAEEELLDWLFAAGEPEALKGEEVREFLKKRYNDILALHGLPAPFAVREEALRDAAWFDLELLADKEVDFFNKRSVAYARRVQSFDPESLF